The sequence TGACGTTAACGTCAATCATTTCCGTCTTTGGACAGATCCGTCAATGTCTGAATGCAACTCGCCTCGACGGCATCGAGCTCCTCGAGAATAGCAGTCAGCTCCCGCACCTGCTCCTGCAGCTTCGCGCGCCGCGCGCGCAACTTGCCGAGGAGCAGCAGGATCTGCCGTTCCTCCCCGCGTTCCGCATCGTAGAGGTCGATGATCTCCCGGATTTCCTCGAGTGCGAGGCCCAGCCTTCGTCCGCGTGCGATGAGCCCAAGGCGCACCCGGTCGCGCTGACTGAAGATCCGAGTCCGGCCGCGCCGCGATGGCGCGATCAGGCCAATGGCTTCATAATGGCGGATCGCCCTGGTGGTCAGGTCGAACTCGCGCGCAAGATCCGCCGTGGTGATTTCCTTTAGCATGAGGAAAACCAGATCACCGATTGACGTTTACGTCAATCGGCAAGGCTACATAAGGAAGACGGCAGCGAGTCCGAGGAATGTGAAAAACCCGACCACGTCCGTGACCGTGGTCAGGAACACGGTCGAGGCCACCGCCGGGTCGATCTTGAAGCGCTCGAGGGTGATCGGAATCAGCGTGCCGGAGAGCCCGGCGACGAAAAGATTGATCAGCATGGCGAAGGCAAGGACCGCGGCGATCTGGGGGTCGCCGAACCAGGCCCAGCAGACCGCAGCGGCGATGAGCGCGAACATGATCCCGTTCAGCGAACCGACGGTCATTTCCTTCAGCACGAACTTAAGCGCGTTGGTCGAGCTCAGCTCGCGCATGGACAGCGCGCGGACGGCAACGGTCAGGGTCTGGGTGCCGGCATTGCCGCCCATCGAGGCGACGATCGGCATCAGGACCGCGAGCGCCACGATCTTCTCGATCGTGGTCTCGAAGGCGCCGATCACACCGGAGGCGACGACGGCAGTCACCAGATTCACTGCCAGCCAGGAAAACCGGCTGCGCGTGGTGCTGAAGAGACTACCGTGCAGGTCGTCGTTCGCGACACCGCCGAGGCGCAGAATGTCCTCCTCCGCCTCCTCGTTCATGACGTCGACGACGTCATCCACCGTAATCATGCCGAGCAGCCGGTCGTTCGCGTCAACCACCGGCGCCGAAACGAGACCGTACTGGCGGAACAGCAGCGCCACGTCTTCCTGGTCCATCACCACCGGAACCCGGTGGAAGTCGGTCTGCATGATGTCCTCGACGAGCACCGGCCGTTTGCTCCGGAGCAACCGGCTCAGCGACAGCTTGCCGAGCGGGCGGCGGGCCGGATCTATGACGAAGATGTCGTAGAAGGAGTTCGGCAGCGCCGCATTGGTACGCAGGAAGTCGATAGTCTGGCCGACCGTCCAGTGCTCCGGCACGGTCACCAGCTCACGCTGCATCAGACGCCCAGCGGATTCCTCTTCATATGTGAGGCCCTCTTCGACGATCGCCCGATCGCGCTCCGGCAGAGAATCGAGCAGCCGCGCCTGATCCTCTTCATCCAGTTCCCCGAGAATTCCGACCGCATCGTCCGATTCGAGTTTCTGGAAGGCGGCGCGAAGGACTTCCTCGTCGAGCAGCGGGATGACCTCTTCGCGCACCCGGTCGTCGAGATAGGTCAGGGTCTCGGGATCGAAGTAGCGCCCCAGGACCGTAACGAGCCGCTCCCGGGCCTTGCCCGAATAGCGCTCGATCAGGTCCGCATGGTCGGCAGCGTGGAGCGGGCGGACCAGTCGGTAGAGCTGACGCGGATTGTCTTCGGAAAGCGCCTGTGCGACCTCGCGCTCAAGCTCCGGCGTCAGGCCGTAGAGCTTCGAGGCGGCGACGCTGTCATAAACCGCCAGCTCCTGTTCGAGATGGCGGATCTTGCGCTTGAGCTTCTTCTGCTTGCGTTTCGCCCGGCGCGCCTTCTCGGCCTTCTGACCGGCATTGGACAGCTTTTCCGATTCGGTCGCGGCCACGGGCTCGTCCGGCGCCTCCGGTCCGTTCGGGCTGTCGACCGCCATGGCGCTATCCCTTTCTGGCGCGTGCGCTGTGATGTGCCTGAGCGTCGACGACCGCGACGGTCGCCAAATTCACGATCCCGCGCACCGTGACCGACGAGGTCAGGATATGCATGGGATAGGCGGTCCCGAGCAGCATCGGCCCGACGGAAAGCCCGCGTCCGAGCGTCTTCAGCAGGTTGAACGAGATGTTCGCCGCATCGATGCTCGGCATGACGAGCAGGTTCGCAGCACCTGTCAGACCCGCTTTCGGGAAGGCGCGCTCGCGGATCGATTCGGACATCGCGGCGTCGGCATGCATTTCGCCCTCGATCTCGATGTCCGGGTAGGCCTTCTTCAAGCCAGCGACGGACTCCCGCATTCGGACCGCCGATTCCAGGTTCGAGGAGCCGAAATTGGAATGGGACAGCAAGGCCACCTTCGGCTCGATCCCGAAGCTGCGGACTTCCGTCGCCGCCAGCCCGACCATCTCGATAAGATCGGACGCCGACGGCTTCGGATTGACGTGCGTGTCGAGGATGAAAACCGGCCCCTGCGGCATGATCAGGAGACTCAGCGCCGCGCACCGGTGTACGCCGGGACGCGGCCCGATCACGTCAATGACCTCGAGCAGATGGTCGCGCCAGCGGCCGATCGCGCCGCAGATACCGGCATCCGCTTCGCCGCGGCAAACCATGACCGACGAGATTGCCGTCGGCCGGTTCCGCATGATCTGGCGGGCTCGGTCCGGCGAGACCCCTCGGCGCGCCATCATGTCGTGATAGGTGTCGGCGAAGCTGTCGAGCCGGTCGTCATTCTGCATATCGACGATCTCGATATCGACGCCAGGCTTCATCCTGAGATGCAGTTCCTCGATTTTCTGCGCGATCACGGCGCCGCGCCCGATGAGAATCGGCCGGGCGATTCCCTCGTCGAGTACCGTCTGGGCGGCACGCAGGATACGGTCCTCTTCCCCTTCGGCGAACGCCACCCTCTTCGGGTCCTTTTTCGCCGCGAGCGCCATCGGCCGCATCACCTGGCCGGAGCGGTAGACGAACTGGCTGAGCTTCTCGTGGTACCAGCCGAAATCCTCGAGCGGCATGGTGGCGACGCCGCTGTCCATCGCCGCCTTCGCGACGCGGGGCGCGATTTCGAGAATCAGGCGCGGATCGAACGGTTTCGGGATCAAATATTCGGGCCCGAAGGACGGCGCTTCACCACCATAGGCGCTCGCGACCACATCCGAGACTTCCTGTTGGGCCAGATCGGCGATCGCCTCGACCGCGGCGATCTTCATCTCCTCGTTGATCGTCGTCGCGCCGACATCGAGTGCGCCTCGGAAGATGTAGGGGAAGCAGAGAACGTTGTTCACCTGATTCGGATAGTCCGAGCGCCCGGTACAGATCACCGCATCGGGACGCACATCGCGGACATCTTCCGGGGTGATTTCCGGGTCGGGGTTGGCGAGCGCGAGGACCAGCGGCCTCGGCGCCATCTTCTTGACCATGTCCTGCTTCAGGACCCCCGGCGCCGACAGTCCGAGGAACACGTCGGCACCGTCGATCACCTCGCCCAGCTTGCGGGCCTCGGTCTCCCGGGCGAAGGGCTCCAGATGCGGGTTCATCGCCGAGCGGCCCTTGTAGACCACGCCGTCGATGTCGGTGACGAAGATGTTCTCGTACTTGACCCCCATGGTCACCAGCAGCTTCAGGCAGGCCAGCGCGGCCGCGCCGGCGCCGGAGGTGACCAGCTTGATGTCCTCCATCTTCTTGTCGACGCAGCGCAGGCCGCTCAGAATCGCCGCCGCGACGATGATCGCGGTGCCGTGCTGATCGTCATGGAAGACCGGAATGTTCATCCTGGCGCGGAGCTTCTCCTCGATCTCGAAGCATTCCGGCGCCTTGATGTCCTCGAGATTGATGCCGCCGAAGGTCGGCTCGAGCGCCGCGACGACGTCGCAGAACTTGTCGACCTCAAGCGCGTCGACCTCGAGGTCGAACACATCGATATAGGCGAATTTCTTGAACAGGACCGCCTTGCCCTCCATCACCGGCTTGGAGGCGAGCGGCCCGATATTCCCGAGACCGAGCACCGCCGTGCCGTTGGTGACCACGGCAACCAGATTGCCGCGGGCGGTGAGGTTGCGAACTTCGGAAGGATCCTCGGCGATCGCGGTGCAGGCATAGGCAACGCCCGGGGAATAGGCGAGCGACAGGTCGCGCTGCGTGGCCAGAGGCTTGGTCGCTTCGACCGTCAGCTTTCCGGGCCTCGGATACTTATGGAAATAGAGTGCTGCTTCCTTCAGTCCTTCAGCCACAATGGCTCTCCCCGATCAGGTCTGCATCGCCATTGGATAGCCGCCAACGGCCGCGAACGCCACAGCAGAAATGGCGCCCGGAGGCGATTAAGTCATTATGATCAGAGAGAGATGGTGCGGTCGAGAAGACTCGAACTTCCACCCGTGTTACCGGACAGCGACCTCAACGCTGCGCGTCTACCAATTCCGCCACGACCGCACGATATATGGCTTGTGAAGGCTTGCGCCTTCGGGATGCGGGGGAGTAGCAAATCCCTCGGAGCTGATCAAGTGGCATTATGCTGAAAAAGTTGATCGAACGAAAAAATTACCTTCTGCAGGACGAGTGAGGAACATGGACGTTGAATGGCGGGTATCTGACCGGCCGGTCGCCTATCCGGAAGCGGTGGCCGAAATGGAAGCCCGCGCGGCGGCCATTCGCGACGGCAGTGCGCCGGAGCTTGTCTGGCTGCTGGAACACCCGCCGCTCTACACCGCCGGCACCAGCGCCAACGCCGCCGACCTGCTGCAGCCGGACCGCTTCCCGGTCTATGAGGCCGGGCGCGGAGGCCAGTATACCTATCATGGCCCCGGGCAGCGGGTGGCCTATGTCCTGCTCGACCTGAAGGCCCGCAAGCCCGATGTCCGCGCCTTCGTCCAGGCGCTGGAGGATTGGGTGATCCGGACGCTCGCCGCCTTCAACGTCAAAGGCGAACGACGCGACGGGCGCGTCGGCATCTGGGTTACGCGCGGAGACATCGGCGCGCCGAAGAAGGAGGACAAGATCGCCGCCATCGGCGTCCGCGTGCGGCGCTGGGTGTCCTTTCACGGGATCTCGATCAATGTCGAGCCGGAGCTCTCGCACTTCGAGGGCATCGTTCCCTGCGGCATCTCGGAACACGGCGTGACCAGTCTGCACAACCTCGGTCAGCTCGCCTCCATGCCGGAGGTCGACATGGCGCTCCGCGAGTCCTTCGAAGGGGTTTTCGGGCCTGAGAGCGCGTTCGCACGCCAGCCGTCAGCGGTGTCTGCCGCCGGTGCCTGAAGGGTTTTTCGGCCATTCCATCGAATTTCTCCTTAAAAAACGAAGAAAACTTTCGTACGGTGTGGCGACAGCCCTCTCCCCATCCACCCGGTGCTTTCGTGACGCAGCCTCGCCCCGATATCGTCCAGACCGTCCAGGACATGACGGAGGAGGAATGCGAGGTCTTTGACCTGCTGCTTCTCGGTCACGATCCGTCCGACCGCGGCGATCTTGAGATTTTCCTCTCCCGGGTGCGTTCACCGCTGTCCCAGATCCTGCTGCAATTGATCGAGAAGGGCCTGATCCAGCGTGTCGAGAACAAAAAAGCAGCGACACAGCTTTCCGTGAACCCGGCGGCGGCGTGGTTTCTGGCCCCGCGTGAGGAACGTCAGCCGCGACCCGACTGAGACGTCTATCGGACGAGTTCGGCGAGGCCTCCGACGACCAGCTCGACGGCCCGGCGCGCCTCGCGCTCCAACGCAGCATTTCCCGGACCGAAGTCAGCCAGAGTGACGGCGGGCAAAGGATCGTCTGCATGCAGCAGGTGATTGCGGCGGTTTCGCAGCCAGACATAATCGGCGCCGAACCGGATTTCGTTCTGGACCAGCCCGTTCAGGTCGTCCTGCTGCATTTCCGCATCCAGCGCCGCCTGGGCCAGGACCAGAACAGCCACCCAGGCACCGGACGCGAAGCACAGACGCATCTCGTCGAACAAAGCGGCGGCCTGCGGCCCGAGATCCAGTCCGTCGCCGTCACTCTCCCGATCGACCAGCCGGTCGACCCAGGACAGGCGCTGACGCATCTCGGATTGCGAAGCGATTGCGCGGATCGGGGTCTGCACGCCGCCCCCCTAGAGTGTCGGTCTTTGCTGGAAACCGGACTGGGCGGGAGGGTCCGTGTCGTCGAAACACGCAATCCCGGTCACCCGTGCCGCCGGCGGGCCGCTGCGGCAGGCCTCGATCATGGCGTCCACGCGCGCGGACGGCCCCGAGAATACCGCCTCCACCGTCCCGTCGCTGCGATTGCGGACCCAGCCGTCGAGCCCTGCCTCGCTCGCTTCCTTGACCGTCCAGCCACGATACCACACGCCCTGAACCCGACCGGAGATCACCACCCGCACGGTTACCCTGGGAACATGTTCGCTCATCAGCTTGGCGTCCGTCCGCTGCCTCTCGCTTCCGGAGACCAGAGTTATCCGTTGCCGGCCGGCTTGTACAGGTCCACCGGCTCACGCTGCGGGCGCGGGTGATGCGGACCCGGCGAACGGTACACGCGCAAAGGAAACCCCTTCTGCGCTCAGATCCTGCTTCAGGTGCAACACGGTGAGCACGCCGTCGAAGCCACCCAGCCCGTCGGGCATGAGCGCGACCGACGGGCTGGACAATATTCCCGCCAAGGTCCCGACCGCGATGTCGGTCTCGGCTCCGTGCACGTCGATCGCCGTGGCATGGATGCCGCCGGGCCCGGTCGCAAAGACAAGCACACCCTCGTGCGAAGAGGCCGCCGCGAACTCGAAGATCGGTGCGCCACCCAGAATGTCGTTGCCCGCGACCGGAACTTTCCCTGTCGGGCCGATACCGAGCAAGACTGGTGCGGCGCCAATGCCGCCCGGAGAGAGCGGACCGATATCGCTGAACTCCTGGAACAGCCAGGCGCTCTCGCCGCCCCCGATATCCAGCGACAATGCGCTTCTCCAAGCGCCGATCCAGGTCGGTTTAGCGGTTGGGTGGGCAGGGTCGATCGAGACCAGACCGTCGAGATCACCGCACGCCAGGATCCGGTAACTGCCGTCGAGTTGCCGGAAGAGCCTCGGGGCGGAGAAATCCTGCCCGGCGAAGCGAACCGGATCGGAGGGCACGCCCTTGGCAGTCGTCACGTACAGCAGATCGTTCCAGGCGCCCCCGAACAGCTGCATGACCGCAGCGCCATTGCCGCTTTCGTCCAGTGACAGGTCCCAATCGGGAGCGGATACGAACATCTGCTCGAAGCCGATCGCGATATCGGCCCCGGGCGTCGAATCCGCTTCGGAAATAACAGATGCCGCCCGTCCCGGCGCAACCGCCTTGAGGGTGACCTCGACCTCCTCCGCACCGTCGTCCGACGACGTCTCCGATATGACGCCCTTGTAAAGATTGAGGGTTCCGCCGGCTCCGGCCAGACGCGCCGGCGCATAACCGTCGAAGGAGATCGTTTCCCATTTGATCGAATCTTCAGGCATACGCCCACTCCCTAATTGAGGTTATGCAGGACGGTCAGCCTACGGAGTTTGAGTATGTTGTTGGCGGCCCCCGCGGCGACGGAGAACCCGAGTCGAGGATTCGCGCCACGGGACAGCCCGGCCGAGGCCGCGGTCACATAGGCTGCTGCCGTGTTCACGACCGGACTGCCGTAGGATGGATCGTAGAAAGCAAGACCTCCGGCAGTGTCGTAGACGATGTAGTGATTGCCGAACCGCTCCGGCGGCGTCTGATTGTTCTGTGCGACCACTCCTGGCCCCCAGGTCGCGGTCCCTGCCACGGCCGTTCCGGGTGCGCCACGATCATGCGTGTAGGCATTCGCCGAGGCCGCCGGCGGCGCATGGAAGGTCCAGTTCGAAACCATGAACCCGGTTGCCGTACCGCTGACCGCCGCGTTCGGCTCGACCGAGACCTTCCGCGGCGTCGCCTCGCCATGCGCGGCGAACATGGCGATCAGCAGTTCCGCCCACGCACCACAGGCGCAGGAGATCGTCCCGCCGGTCGGAGCGGTCGACAGCATCGTGTTCAATCTCTGCTGCGGAGGACGGGCGGTCCAATAGGTCATTCTGGCATTGTCCCATGCGCGCAGAGCCCCCGGGTTATCGCCGGAGGCGGGATCGAGCTCGCCGCCGCCGAACTGGGCGAACGCCGAATAGATGGCGGTCTTCAATTGCGCGGCATTCCCGGCCTGGCCGTCGGCGGCGGCGCAGGAAAGTTTCAGCACAGTCCAATAGTTGCTCGCGCCGCCTCCCGGAAGCCGATCGCCATTCACCGGGTCCGCATAGGTCACATAGACTTGGTGGCTGGTGACGTCGAACAGGGTCCAGTTTCCGTCATGTCCTCCGGTGGCCCGCATCTCCCACAGCAAGCGGACCGGGTCGCCATGCACGACCTGATTCGGCAGGGTCACATTGGCATTCGCCGCGGCGGGGGTAAGATCCGCCGTCGCCCCGTTCGCGGACGCGATATTGTTCCAGCTCCAGATCATGGTGTGGAACGAGCCGTCGGCCAGCGGCAGGAACAGGGTGGCCCGGACATCGATCGCAGTTCCGGTTCCCGCTGTATTGACGCGAAAGACCGGCTGCAGGCCGACATTGGTATTCCTCGTATAGGTCTGCGGCACTGTCTGTCCCGGCTGCCAGACGCGACCATAGGCATTGCCGAAGTTGACGCCGTCTTCCCGCAACACCGAACGGCCTCCGCTGAAGGTGATCTGGCGGACATCGATCTGCGGTGTCCCAACCGGCCATTGCTGAGTATTCTTGATCGTTAGAAGTGCCGCTAAGGGGTTTGCCGAATTGGAGCGCACCTGAAGCTGCACGGTCGCCGCGCCGTCGAGATAGACCAGACGGCGGTTGTCGGCGATGCCTGGGGCACTGTCGTTCGCCCAGACGAGATGCAGCCAGGCCGGCGCCGTATCCGGATCGGTGACGGCGATCGCCTGCGCCGGTATATGGTTCGGCAACCCGAACTGGTTCGAGATCGCATAGCTGTACCAGGCGTTCGTGTTGTCGCGGAACGCGAAGCTCTCGTAGGCGAGCGACTGGACGGTCGGCACGATCTCGACACCGATGCTCGTATTCTCGACATCCTCGTCGCCGATGGTCTGCGTCACCGTATGGTTGGTGAAGGCTCCGGGCGCGCTGATCGGATGACGGTTGATCGTGATGTCCCGGGTATGCTGCTCGCCGGTGTCCCAGTTCAGGTAGAAGTAGGATTGCGGCCGGTCCGGGTTCAGCAGCCCGCGCAGGGTCGCCTGTGCGCCCGCCTGATAGTCGATACTGTAATTCGTTCCCGCGACCTGACGGGAGGGCGCGTTGCGGATCTCGATCCCGGTCAGGTGTGCATAGACGATCACCGCCATCTCGATC is a genomic window of Nisaea sediminum containing:
- a CDS encoding MerR family transcriptional regulator; amino-acid sequence: MLKEITTADLAREFDLTTRAIRHYEAIGLIAPSRRGRTRIFSQRDRVRLGLIARGRRLGLALEEIREIIDLYDAERGEERQILLLLGKLRARRAKLQEQVRELTAILEELDAVEASCIQTLTDLSKDGND
- the mgtE gene encoding magnesium transporter, translated to MAVDSPNGPEAPDEPVAATESEKLSNAGQKAEKARRAKRKQKKLKRKIRHLEQELAVYDSVAASKLYGLTPELEREVAQALSEDNPRQLYRLVRPLHAADHADLIERYSGKARERLVTVLGRYFDPETLTYLDDRVREEVIPLLDEEVLRAAFQKLESDDAVGILGELDEEDQARLLDSLPERDRAIVEEGLTYEEESAGRLMQRELVTVPEHWTVGQTIDFLRTNAALPNSFYDIFVIDPARRPLGKLSLSRLLRSKRPVLVEDIMQTDFHRVPVVMDQEDVALLFRQYGLVSAPVVDANDRLLGMITVDDVVDVMNEEAEEDILRLGGVANDDLHGSLFSTTRSRFSWLAVNLVTAVVASGVIGAFETTIEKIVALAVLMPIVASMGGNAGTQTLTVAVRALSMRELSSTNALKFVLKEMTVGSLNGIMFALIAAAVCWAWFGDPQIAAVLAFAMLINLFVAGLSGTLIPITLERFKIDPAVASTVFLTTVTDVVGFFTFLGLAAVFLM
- a CDS encoding NADP-dependent malic enzyme; its protein translation is MAEGLKEAALYFHKYPRPGKLTVEATKPLATQRDLSLAYSPGVAYACTAIAEDPSEVRNLTARGNLVAVVTNGTAVLGLGNIGPLASKPVMEGKAVLFKKFAYIDVFDLEVDALEVDKFCDVVAALEPTFGGINLEDIKAPECFEIEEKLRARMNIPVFHDDQHGTAIIVAAAILSGLRCVDKKMEDIKLVTSGAGAAALACLKLLVTMGVKYENIFVTDIDGVVYKGRSAMNPHLEPFARETEARKLGEVIDGADVFLGLSAPGVLKQDMVKKMAPRPLVLALANPDPEITPEDVRDVRPDAVICTGRSDYPNQVNNVLCFPYIFRGALDVGATTINEEMKIAAVEAIADLAQQEVSDVVASAYGGEAPSFGPEYLIPKPFDPRLILEIAPRVAKAAMDSGVATMPLEDFGWYHEKLSQFVYRSGQVMRPMALAAKKDPKRVAFAEGEEDRILRAAQTVLDEGIARPILIGRGAVIAQKIEELHLRMKPGVDIEIVDMQNDDRLDSFADTYHDMMARRGVSPDRARQIMRNRPTAISSVMVCRGEADAGICGAIGRWRDHLLEVIDVIGPRPGVHRCAALSLLIMPQGPVFILDTHVNPKPSASDLIEMVGLAATEVRSFGIEPKVALLSHSNFGSSNLESAVRMRESVAGLKKAYPDIEIEGEMHADAAMSESIRERAFPKAGLTGAANLLVMPSIDAANISFNLLKTLGRGLSVGPMLLGTAYPMHILTSSVTVRGIVNLATVAVVDAQAHHSARARKG
- the lipB gene encoding lipoyl(octanoyl) transferase LipB, translated to MDVEWRVSDRPVAYPEAVAEMEARAAAIRDGSAPELVWLLEHPPLYTAGTSANAADLLQPDRFPVYEAGRGGQYTYHGPGQRVAYVLLDLKARKPDVRAFVQALEDWVIRTLAAFNVKGERRDGRVGIWVTRGDIGAPKKEDKIAAIGVRVRRWVSFHGISINVEPELSHFEGIVPCGISEHGVTSLHNLGQLASMPEVDMALRESFEGVFGPESAFARQPSAVSAAGA
- a CDS encoding acylphosphatase, which translates into the protein MSEHVPRVTVRVVISGRVQGVWYRGWTVKEASEAGLDGWVRNRSDGTVEAVFSGPSARVDAMIEACRSGPPAARVTGIACFDDTDPPAQSGFQQRPTL